In Methylotenera sp. L2L1, the following proteins share a genomic window:
- a CDS encoding NADH-quinone oxidoreductase subunit D, whose protein sequence is MAEIRNYTMNFGPQHPAAHGVLRLVLELDGEVIQRADPHIGLLHRGTEKLAENRTYLQSVPYMDRLDYVSMMSNEHAYVMAIEKMLGLDVPLRAQYIRVMFDEITRVLNHLLWLGAHALDVGAMTVFLYAFREREDLFDVYEAVSGARMHAAYYRPGGVYRDLPNSMPQYQVSSMRNAKTVKAQNENRQGSLLDFIEDFTNRFPTYIDEYETLLTDNRIWKQRTVGIGVVSPERALALGMTGPMLRGSGIEWDLRKKQPYEVYANLDFDIPVGVNGDCYDRYLVRMEEFRQSNRIIKQCVDWLRKNPGPVITSDNKVAPPSREGMKTNMEDLIHHFKLFTEGFHVPAGEAYAAVEHPKGEFGIYMVSDGANKPYRLKIRAPGFPHLAALDEMTRGHMIADLVAIIGTQDIVFGEIDR, encoded by the coding sequence GTGGCTGAGATTAGAAATTACACCATGAACTTTGGTCCGCAGCACCCGGCAGCGCACGGTGTGTTGCGCTTGGTGTTGGAGTTGGACGGTGAAGTGATTCAACGTGCTGACCCGCATATTGGTTTGTTGCATCGCGGTACTGAAAAATTAGCTGAAAATCGCACCTACTTACAAAGCGTGCCTTACATGGACAGGCTGGATTACGTGTCCATGATGTCCAATGAGCATGCCTATGTAATGGCGATTGAAAAAATGCTGGGACTAGATGTTCCGCTACGCGCACAATATATTCGTGTGATGTTTGATGAAATTACCCGTGTGCTTAACCACTTGCTGTGGCTGGGTGCGCATGCGCTGGATGTGGGCGCAATGACGGTGTTCTTGTATGCATTCCGTGAGCGTGAAGATTTGTTTGATGTGTATGAGGCGGTTTCTGGCGCGCGTATGCATGCTGCTTACTATCGTCCAGGTGGCGTTTATCGCGACTTGCCGAATTCGATGCCGCAATATCAAGTGTCATCCATGCGCAATGCTAAAACAGTTAAAGCGCAAAATGAGAACCGCCAAGGTTCACTTTTAGATTTTATTGAAGATTTTACCAACCGTTTCCCTACTTATATCGACGAGTATGAAACACTGCTCACGGATAACCGTATCTGGAAGCAACGTACGGTAGGTATTGGTGTGGTAAGTCCAGAACGTGCGTTAGCACTTGGTATGACTGGCCCAATGCTGCGCGGCTCAGGTATTGAGTGGGATTTGCGTAAGAAGCAGCCTTATGAAGTTTATGCAAATTTAGATTTTGATATTCCTGTCGGCGTGAATGGCGATTGCTACGATCGTTACTTGGTGCGTATGGAAGAGTTTAGGCAATCTAACCGCATCATCAAGCAATGTGTGGATTGGTTACGTAAAAATCCAGGCCCGGTGATTACTTCAGATAATAAAGTAGCGCCTCCAAGCCGTGAAGGTATGAAAACCAACATGGAAGACCTGATTCACCACTTTAAACTTTTCACTGAAGGCTTTCATGTGCCAGCCGGCGAGGCGTATGCTGCGGTTGAGCATCCTAAGGGCGAATTCGGTATTTACATGGTGTCAGATGGTGCCAATAAACCTTACCGTCTAAAAATTCGCGCACCAGGATTTCCGCATTTGGCAGCCTTAGATGAAATGACTAGAGGTCATATGATTGCTGACTTGGTGGCAATTATCGGTACTCAAGATATTGTTTTCGGGGAAATTGACCGATGA
- the nuoF gene encoding NADH-quinone oxidoreductase subunit NuoF — MAVSSKAVVMTDLAGQTLVTLRTLTEENPASLETYLKLGGYAALKRIVTEKVKPTDIITEIKNSGLRGRGGAGFPTGLKWSFMPRYFDGVKYLVCNTDEGEPGTFKDRDIIRYNPHQLIEGMAIAAYTLGARVGYNYIHGEIWQDYEIFEAALHEAKAAGYLGENLFDTNFSFDLYAVHGYGAYICGEETALIESIEGKKGQPRFKPPFPASYGVFGKPTNVNNTESYTSIPWIMQNGGQAFADLGVANSGGTKLFSVSGHIEKPGNYEVKMGMPFTELLALTGGVWKGRQLKAVIPGGPSTAVMPASAIMGATMDYDGLSKARSSLGAGSMIVMDDTTCMVKTLHRLSYFFYEESCGQCTPCREGTGWVYRVIDRIVKGQGKMEDLDLLTDISNNIAGRTICALGEAAATPVLSFIKHFRPEFEYYIQHGKSMVDGK; from the coding sequence ATGGCCGTTTCTAGCAAGGCAGTAGTGATGACCGATTTGGCAGGGCAAACCTTAGTTACGTTACGTACGCTGACTGAAGAAAATCCAGCGTCACTGGAGACCTATTTAAAGTTAGGTGGGTATGCCGCATTAAAGCGCATTGTGACTGAAAAAGTTAAACCTACTGACATTATTACGGAAATCAAAAACTCTGGGTTACGTGGTCGAGGTGGCGCAGGGTTTCCTACTGGGCTTAAGTGGAGTTTCATGCCTCGTTATTTTGACGGCGTCAAGTATCTTGTCTGCAATACGGATGAGGGTGAGCCTGGTACTTTTAAAGACAGAGATATCATTCGATATAACCCACATCAATTGATTGAAGGGATGGCAATTGCTGCCTACACTTTAGGTGCGCGTGTCGGTTATAACTATATCCATGGCGAAATCTGGCAAGACTATGAAATCTTTGAAGCGGCATTACATGAAGCAAAAGCTGCTGGTTATCTAGGTGAAAACCTGTTTGACACAAACTTCAGTTTCGATTTGTACGCAGTGCATGGCTACGGTGCTTATATTTGTGGTGAAGAAACTGCGCTGATTGAATCGATTGAAGGCAAAAAAGGCCAGCCACGTTTTAAACCACCATTTCCAGCTAGTTATGGTGTGTTCGGTAAGCCTACCAATGTCAATAACACAGAAAGTTATACAAGTATTCCATGGATTATGCAAAATGGCGGTCAGGCATTTGCTGACTTAGGCGTTGCAAATTCTGGTGGTACAAAGCTGTTCTCAGTGTCTGGTCATATTGAAAAGCCTGGTAACTATGAAGTGAAAATGGGGATGCCGTTCACTGAGTTGTTAGCTTTGACTGGTGGTGTTTGGAAGGGGCGTCAGTTGAAAGCAGTGATTCCTGGTGGGCCATCCACTGCGGTAATGCCGGCATCCGCGATTATGGGTGCAACGATGGATTACGATGGATTAAGCAAGGCAAGGTCTAGTCTTGGTGCAGGTTCCATGATTGTGATGGATGATACAACTTGTATGGTGAAAACATTACATCGCTTGTCATATTTCTTCTATGAAGAAAGCTGTGGTCAATGTACGCCGTGCCGCGAAGGTACTGGTTGGGTTTATCGTGTGATTGACCGTATTGTTAAAGGGCAGGGCAAGATGGAAGACTTAGACCTGCTGACTGATATTAGTAACAATATTGCAGGTCGCACAATTTGTGCACTTGGTGAAGCTGCTGCAACACCTGTGTTAAGTTTTATTAAGCATTTCAGGCCAGAGTTTGAATATTATATTCAGCATGGCAAGAGCATGGTTGACGGTAAATAA
- the nuoE gene encoding NADH-quinone oxidoreductase subunit NuoE, with translation MLSPEAITKIDYELTKYPADQRQAAVMSALRIVQTERGWLSKESITEVAQYLGMPEIAAMEVATFYNMYDLSPVGKYKVTICTNISCMLRGSDEIVSHLQGKLGVGFNEVTPDGKFCLKEGECMGCCGGAPLMHVNNTEMHEFLTTDKVDAIIEGLK, from the coding sequence ATGTTAAGCCCAGAAGCAATTACTAAAATAGATTATGAGTTGACAAAGTATCCAGCTGATCAACGGCAGGCGGCGGTGATGAGTGCATTACGTATTGTGCAAACTGAACGTGGCTGGTTATCTAAAGAAAGTATTACGGAAGTTGCACAATATTTGGGTATGCCAGAAATTGCAGCAATGGAAGTTGCTACTTTTTACAATATGTATGATTTGTCTCCGGTAGGCAAATACAAGGTTACTATCTGCACTAATATTTCATGCATGTTAAGAGGCTCTGATGAAATCGTTAGTCACTTGCAAGGTAAATTGGGTGTTGGGTTTAATGAAGTTACACCAGATGGAAAGTTCTGTTTAAAAGAGGGTGAGTGCATGGGTTGTTGTGGTGGTGCACCTTTGATGCATGTGAATAACACAGAAATGCATGAGTTCTTAACGACAGATAAGGTCGATGCAATTATAGAGGGGCTTAAATAA